The proteins below come from a single Ictalurus furcatus strain D&B chromosome 27, Billie_1.0, whole genome shotgun sequence genomic window:
- the LOC128602796 gene encoding B-cadherin translates to METKWDTRLGVLFVLLQVLCGGSVESTPCSPGFASDLFLLRVHREHLHKGSRIGTVVFNDCGGRTRTIFDSADARFHVNSDGTVKLKRPVTLHDGHKMFSIHAWDSRGQKHTAYVRVEHQGRAGHHHGQQEEDWAVEPVQTESPSALLVLEFPKSGGLRRRKREWVIPPVSIAENSKGPFPLRMVQIKSSYAKETKMVYSISGEGADRPPMGLFTIDKNTGELYVSRPLDREEKDQYELQALARSATDSNIGEPPMEVIVVVTDQNDNHPIFTQNPFIGSVPEASKIGFEFMTVTATDADDPNTYNADVRYSIISQIPTNPSPNMFAINPITGAIRVNADGLDREVNPEYTLEIQAADMQGDGRPVIGKAIITVTDSNDNAPQFLKNLYNVSVPEDKVGALVVKMSVTDNDEPQSSAWAAKFKIVSGNSGGLFNISTGPNKQEGIITTVKPLDFENNNKYTLLVAVENEVPFAKPLPTSTATVIVNVIDVNEAPVFDPVEKFISKPEDAAIDSELTVYTATDPDTGKSQKVTYRIGSDPAGWLKIVNPDIGRITVRSLLDRESPYVKDGKYRALILAVDNDDLPATGTGTLVIELQDVNDNGPIIEDRVIKICNKDSSPLVLSVTDKDGPGFGAPFSVLLQGDGKNNWTARMNDTKTGIILSLKTPLEQGEYNIILRVFDNSQLSQDNTVQATVCDCTGDEALCSDKSVAGFGLSGVLGILGAILALLLLVLLLLLFLRRKGTKKEQPLINDDDIRDNVYYYDEEGGGEDDQDYDLSVLHRGLDNRPDVFRNDVVPTFMPAPQYRPRPANPEEIGTFIDDNLKAADNDPTAPPYDSLLVFDYEGGGSEAGSLSSLNSSSSGDQDYDRLSEWGPRFKKLADMYGGGEDD, encoded by the exons ATGGAGACTAAATGGGACACACGGTTGGGAgttctgtttgttttactgCAG GTCCTTTGCGGTGGATCTGTGGAGTCGACGCCATGTTCCCCTGGCTTTGCTTCTGATCTTTTCCTCCTCAGAGTTCACAGAGAACACCTGCACAAGGGCTCAAGGATCGGCACAG TTGTTTTCAACGACTGCGGTGGAAGAACACGGACCATCTTTGACTCTGCTGATGCGAGGTTTCATGTAAACTCTGATGGCACAGTAAAGCTGAAGAGACCGGTCACTCTTCATGATGGCCATAAGATGTTCTCGATCCATGCTTGGGACTCCAGAGGACAGAAACACACTGCGTATGTGAGAGTGGAACATCAGGGCCGGGCCGGCCACCATCATGGGCAGCAGGAAGAAGATTGGGCAGTTGAGCCTGTGCAG ACTGAATCCCCCTCAGCTCTCTTAGTTCTGGAGTTTCCAAAATCAGGTGGGTTgcggaggagaaaaagagagtgggTGATTCCTCCAGTCTCAATCGCAGAGAATTCAAAAGGCCCTTTCCCCTTGAGGATGGTGCAG ATTAAGTCCAGTTATGCCAAAGAAACAAAGATGGTGTACAGTATCAGTGGTGAAGGAGCAGACCGGCCTCCAATGGGACTTTTCACAATAGACAAAAACACTGGAGAGCTCTATGTGTCAAGGCCTCTAGACAGGGAAGAAAAAGATCAATATGAG CTGCAAGCCCTTGCTAGATCAGCTACTGATTCGAACATTGGAGAACCTCCCATGGAAGTTATAGTCGTAGTGACGGACCAGAATGATAACCATCCTATCTTCACCCAAAATCCATTCATCGGGAGTGTACCAGAAGCTTCAAAAATAG GATTCGAGTTCATGACCGTCACTGCCACTGATGCAGACGATCCAAACACCTACAACGCTGATGTCAGGTACTCCATCATCAGTCAGATTCCAACAAATCCAAGTCCAAACATGTTTGCGATCAACCCGATCACTGGAGCGATTCGAGTGAATGCTGATGGCCTGGACAGAGAG GTAAATCCTGAATATACTTTGGAGATTCAAGCAGCAGATATGCAGGGGGATGGCCGCCCAGTAATCGGAAAAGCTATAATTACTGTAACAGACAGCAACGACAATGCACCTCAATTTCTGAAAAACTTG TACAATGTGTCTGTCCCAGAGGATAAAGTGGGAGCTTTGgtggtgaaaatgtcagtgaCTGACAATGATGAACCACAGTCATCTGCCTGGGCAGCAAAGTTTAAGATTGTTAGTGGAAACAGTGGTGGACTTTTCAACATTAGCACAGGACCAAACAAACAAGAGGGCATCATTACTACTGTGAAG CCATTGGactttgagaacaacaacaaatacacaCTGCTAGTAGCTGTGGAAAACGAGGTTCCATTTGCTAAACCTTTGCCTACTTCTACTGCCACGGTCATTGTAAATGTTATCGACGTGAACGAGGCTCCAGTGTTCGACCCAGTGGAGAAGTTCATTTCCAAACCGGAAGATGCAGCGATTGATAGTGAACTGACCGTGTACACTGCCACTGATCCGGACACTGGGAAGTCCCAGAAAGTGAC GTATCGTATAGGCAGTGATCCTGCTGGCTGGCTTAAAATTGTAAACCCTGACATTGGACGAATCACAGTCAGGAGTCTTTTGGACAGAGAATCTCCTTATGTGAAAGATGGCAAATACAGAGCCCTAATCCTAGCTGTGGATAATG ATGACCTTCCAGCAACTGGTACTGGTACCCTTGTAATTGAGTTGCAGGATGTGAACGATAATGGTCCAATAATTGAAGACCGGGTCATCAAAATATGTAATAAGGATTCATCTCCACTGGTCCTGTCTGTGACTGATAAGGATGGGCCTGGCTTTGGTGCTCCTTTTAGTGTGTTGCTGCAAGGAGATGGCAAGAACAATTGGACTGCCAGGATGAACGATACAA AAACAGGGATTATACTTTCACTTAAGACTCCACTCGAGCAGGGAGAGTACAATATTATTCTGAGGGTGTTCGACAACAGCCAACTCTCCCAAGACAACACTGTCCAGGCCACTGTATGCGACTGCACAGGAGATGAAGCATTATGCTCGGACAAATCCGTAGCAGGATTTGGCCTCTCCGGGGTGCTTGGAATTTTGGGGGCTATTTTGGCTCTGTTGT TGCTGGTCCTCCTGCTGCTTCTGTTCCTTCGAAGAAAAGGCACCAAGAAGGAGCAGCCCCTCATCAATGATGATGATATTCGTGACAACGTGTACTATTATGATGAAGAGGGTGGTGGAGAGGatgatcag GACTACGACCTAAGTGTTCTGCACAGGGGCCTCGACAACCGCCCTGATGTGTTCCGTAATGATGTGGTTCCCACCTTTATGCCTGCTCCACAATATCGGCCACGGCCTGCAAACCCAGAGGAGATTGGCACCTTCATTGATGAT AACTTGAAGGCGGCGGATAATGACCCCACAGCTCCCCCCTATGATTCCCTGCTGGTGTTTGATTATGAGGGTGGTGGATCAGAGGCAGGATCCCTCAGCTCCCTGAACTCCTCCAGCTCTGGTGATCAGGACTATGACCGTCTCAGTGAGTGGGGACCACGCTTCAAGAAACTTGCTGATATGTATGGAGGTGGAGAGGATGATTAA